The segment CCCGAAAACCCAAACAGCCTTAAACAAGAAAAGCACCATCTAATCAAAACCTATATATAAATCTAAGCTCTTAATTCGTTCCACAATTAAGATCTTAACTTCAAATATCTTCctcaaaaaaatttacatagtTCTGGATTTGTCTTGTCTACGGCGACACGAAGAAAATGGCGGAACAGCGAATGCAACCAGTGGCTTCTTTGCTTCTACTCCTGAATTTCTGCATGTACGCCATTGTTCTCGGAATTGGAGCATGGTCCATGAACAAAGCTATCAGCCATGGCTTCCATAttggtatataatttttttgtaatagaAAATACTgtttcaaaacaaacaaaaaatactgtTTACAAGATATAgcaataattgtattttaaaataaaattttcgattttttttttcagtaatTGTACACCACAACAAactgaacaaaaataaaacttgacATGTAACAATTTGGCAGTTAATCCAACCTTGTTTCTGTGTTCTTGACGAATGTGAATAATATTTATGTACTTCATCGATTTAGACTTTTAGTGTCTGCTTTAAATATCAATAGTATGAATCGAATCCCTTTACCTCAAGTAAAGCAAGTTTCTAAATTTTCATGATAAatgtataatcttttttttttttttgaaaaagatgaCTATGTAATCTTTCTTAAGAATAAATCTAAACCaatcttttgaaatttttttgatgATGGTTTGAACTAAGCATCTCAAGTTTCTTTTTCCAAAAATTAAAGGTGCGGATTACAGCCTTCCCGCTCATTTCTCGCCAATATATTTTCCGATGGGTAATGCGGCCACCGGATTCTTTGTGATGTTTGCCTTAATTGCCGGAGTTGCTGGAGCTGCCTCTGTTATCACCGGTGTCAGTCATATCCAGTCATCCACTACAGCGAGTCTTCCGGCAGCTGTCTCTGCCGCCACCATTGCTTGGTCGCTCACAGTTTTAGCCATGGGGTAAGACATAAATCTAAACAACACTTTTGACATAAAATTCAATCATTTTATTTCCTACAATTCTTTACCTTTTAACACGCCAAAGATAAAAATCCAATtatagtttattaatttttctgTTTCTTGAATGTTCTTGTGCAGATTTGGCTGCAAGGAAATTGAACTTGGAATGAGAAATGCCCGTCTGGTAAGCAATTTGTCTTTGCTATAATaatctgtatatatatatatatatatatatactgtatattagttatttaaatatttttgacaagtagttattttaattaaatatcttttGTCATAAGAGTAGTTACTTAGATGAGGATAacaaaaaagtttatttaaatACTTCAGTTTATGACCATAAAATACTTCAACTAACTAAAGAGCCTTAATTtcatttgaatttgtttttggcAGAGGACAATGGAGGCATTTCTAATCATTCTTTCGGCAACACAACTTATCTATATTGCTGCTATATATGTA is part of the Brassica rapa cultivar Chiifu-401-42 chromosome A09, CAAS_Brap_v3.01, whole genome shotgun sequence genome and harbors:
- the LOC103839594 gene encoding membrane protein PM19L, with translation MAEQRMQPVASLLLLLNFCMYAIVLGIGAWSMNKAISHGFHIGADYSLPAHFSPIYFPMGNAATGFFVMFALIAGVAGAASVITGVSHIQSSTTASLPAAVSAATIAWSLTVLAMGFGCKEIELGMRNARLRTMEAFLIILSATQLIYIAAIYVTRK